The following are encoded in a window of Oncorhynchus mykiss isolate Arlee chromosome Y, USDA_OmykA_1.1, whole genome shotgun sequence genomic DNA:
- the exosc8 gene encoding exosome complex component RRP43 — MAAGFKTAEPLEYHRSFLKENCRPDGRELGEFRTTTLNIGSISTADGSALVKIGNTTVMCGIKGELTSPAVDAPNKGYIVPNVDLPPLCSSRFRPGPPGEQAQAASQFIADVIESSAVVQKEDLCIVKGKLCWVLYCDIMCLDYDGNLLDACLIALLAALKNARLPEVTVNKETEVPEVTLENRRGLNIHKHPVGASFIVFDDSIMIVDPTAEEESLSTATITVVTDEEERLCALHKPGGTSLSGEKLQDCISRATTRHREVRKLIDKVTQSDKTPK, encoded by the exons ATGGCGGCTGGATTCAA AACTGCTGAGCCCTTGGAATATCACCGGAGTTTTCTG AAAGAGAACTGCCGTCCTGATGGAAGGGAGCTGGGTGAATTCAGAACCACTACATTGAATATAG gttctATATCCACAGCAGATGGCTCAGCCCTGGTGAAGATTGGAAACACCACAGTCATGTGTGGCATCAAAGGG GAACTGACAAGCCCAGCAGTGGATGCACCTAATAAAGGCTACATTG tacccAATGTAGACCTGCCTCCTCTGTGTTCGTCTCGGTTCCGTCCTGGACCTCCAGGAGAACAGGCTCAGGCCGCCAGCCAGTTCATCGCTGATGTCATAGAGAG CTCTGCCGTCGTCCAGAAAGAGGACTTATGCATTGTGAAAGGAAAG CTGTGTTGGGTCCTGTACTGCGACATCATGTGTCTGGACTATGACGGCAACTTGTTGGACGCCTGTCTCATCGCCCTGCTGGCTGCTCTCAAGAACG CACGTCTCCCAGAGGTGACAGTCAACAAAGAGACCGAGGTTCCTGAGGTGACCCTGGAGAACAGGAGAGGTCTGAACATCCACAAACACCCTGTAGGGGCCTCTTTCATTGTGTTTGATGA CTCTATAATGATTGTCGACCCCACCGCTGAGGAAGAGAGCCTGTCTACGGCCACTATCACAGTGGTAACGGACGAGGAAGAGCGACTCTGTGCCCTCCACAAGCCAG GTGGTACGTCATTATCAGGTGAGAAGCTTCAGGATTGTATCAGCCGAGCCACGACGAGACACAGGGAGGTCCGCAAACTCATCGACAAAGTCACACAGAGCGACAAGACAccgaaataa